The following nucleotide sequence is from Longimicrobium sp..
TCGGCCGACATCTACCAGGCCTCGGCCTCCGCGCTGGGCATCCGGCCGGGAACCTGATGTCCCCAAGATGCCTCGTCCTCAGGGGACGGGTACGCGTTCTGCCGCGTTGACGAAGAATTGTACGAGCCCGCAGTTTGTTGGTGCGCCGCGATCAACCCGTGCAGAGGTTCCAATGCCTAGCCCCGAATTCCGCCCCATCGCGCTTCCGGATGGCACCGTGTTCCATCGGGATCCAGAAATCCATAGTGGAACCCCGGTGTTCGTGGGGACGCGCGTACCCGTGCAGACGTTTGTCGAATACCTGGAGGGGGGGTACGACGTCGACGAGTTCCTGGACCACTTCCCGAGCGTGCGACGCGAGCAGGTCATCGGATTTCTGGAGATGGCCGCCCAAGCGGCTCTCGCGAGAGTAGCGTGAGGCGCGTTCTATTCGATGAGGATGTTCCGCGTCCCCTTCGGCGAGATCTCGCGGGGTTCGAAATCCACACGGTGGTGGAGGCCGGCTGGTCGGGCATCAAGAATGGCGAACTGCTCCGTCGTGCAGAGGTCGCTTTCGACGTTTTCCTAACCGCTGATCGGAATCTCCGCTTCCAGCAGAACATCGCAAAGCTCAAGATAGGTGTCGTCGTCCTCGCTACAGGGAGCACCAAGCTCCGCGACTTGCAACCGTTTGTCTCGGACATCTCTGCGGCCCTGAGCGCCGTAGCGCCGGGTGAAGTGCTCATCGTGCCTCAAGCGCCGGATGCTGGCTGACGCCCCTCCCGACCATGCTGCGCATCGTGTCCGTTACCGCGCGGGTTGATCGTTGTGGGGGGACCATCGCGCCTGCTCACTCGACGGACGCTACTCCCAT
It contains:
- a CDS encoding DUF5615 family PIN-like protein, translating into MRRVLFDEDVPRPLRRDLAGFEIHTVVEAGWSGIKNGELLRRAEVAFDVFLTADRNLRFQQNIAKLKIGVVVLATGSTKLRDLQPFVSDISAALSAVAPGEVLIVPQAPDAG
- a CDS encoding DUF433 domain-containing protein, with amino-acid sequence MPSPEFRPIALPDGTVFHRDPEIHSGTPVFVGTRVPVQTFVEYLEGGYDVDEFLDHFPSVRREQVIGFLEMAAQAALARVA